The Candidatus Rokuibacteriota bacterium genomic sequence GCGCAGATCCCGGTACTCGACGAGACAGCGCCCCTCGAGGCCTTCCCGCTTGATGCGGGCGGCGGCCCACTCGGCCTGGGCGCGCGAGAGCGTCACCCCGTGCGCCGTGACGCCGTAGTGCTGCGCCGCCCAGATGGAGAGGCCGCCCCAGCCGCAGCCGATGTCGAGGAGCGACTCGCCCGGCTTGAGGCGGAGCTTGCGGCAGACGAGGTCCACCTTGTCCCGCTGCGCCTCTTCCAGCTTGCCGTCCGGCTCGCGGTAGTAGGCGCAGGTGTAGAGCATGAGCGGGTCGAGGAAGAGGGCGTAGAAATCGTTCGAGATGTCGTAGTGGTGCGCGATGGCCTGGGCGTCCCGTGGCCGTGATCCCTGTGTCATGATCCCGCCTCCTTCATGCCGAATATCCCGTCGAAGACGATGCGCCGTCTCGCCAGCCCCAGCCCGAGGATGATCCGTACTGCGAGCCGCGCCACGGCCTCCGGCAGCCGCTCCAGCTGGCGCTCCAGCCAGCCGGGCTCCCCGGGCCCGTACAGCGCGGCGACCTGCTGCGCGTAGCTGTCGAGCGGGGTGCCGCCGCTGAGGAACACCCGCGCCGCCTCCGCGGCGAGGATGCCGCTCCGGATGGCCGGACCTATGCCCTCGCCCGAGAGATCACGGGCGAGCCCCGCCGCGTCCCCCACCAGCATGAAGCGCGCGCCCGACAGCCTGCGCGGCGCCCGGCGGCGCACGACGTAGGCGTGCCCCTTGAAGGGCTCGATGGGCATGTCATCCGGCAGCCTTCCGGAGGCGCGCAGCGCGGCCACCAGGGCGAGGCGCCTTCGCGGCAGGCTGCCGTCGCCGCCCCCCGTGCAGCCGATGCCGATGTTGACGACGTCCCCCTTGGGAAAGTACCAGCCGTAGCCTCGAAGGTCGGGCTCGACGTAGAGCTCGGGCGCGCGCATGAAAACCCCGAGGCGCTCCACCCACTCGG encodes the following:
- a CDS encoding geranylgeranyl reductase family protein codes for the protein MRGVFDVIVVGGGPGGSTAAWRLAKAGLRPLVLDAAVFPRAKICAGWVTPAALRDLEVDPDKYPLTIQPFDACVLEFEGARHETGWRTPASYGIIRREFDLYLLERAAAAGADVRWGIRVTEVEQGPDGVTVLTDRGRFEAPLVIGAGGHRCPVARALGEVSGREEVVVAQESETRLPPEWVERLGVFMRAPELYVEPDLRGYGWYFPKGDVVNIGIGCTGGGDGSLPRRRLALVAALRASGRLPDDMPIEPFKGHAYVVRRRAPRRLSGARFMLVGDAAGLARDLSGEGIGPAIRSGILAAEAARVFLSGGTPLDSYAQQVAALYGPGEPGWLERQLERLPEAVARLAVRIILGLGLARRRIVFDGIFGMKEAGS